The nucleotide window ACTGAAATTTGAGGTTTTCCGACATGCTGATAGGATACATGCGCGTTTCGACTGACGGTGATCGGCAGAGTACCGATCTTCAACGTGATGCATTGATCAGTGCCGGAGTGGATGAACGGCATATTTTTGAAGACAAGGCTTCCGGCTCCAAAGATGACCGTTCCGGTTTGGCGCAGACACTGGAGTACGTCAAAGCAGGAGACACCCTCGTCGTCTGGAAGCTTGACCGCCTTGGGAGATCACTCCCCCATCTGATCGAGATCGTCAATCAGCTCAAATCCAGAGGGATCGGGTTCAAATCTCTGACAGAGGGGATGGATACCTCCAGCCCATCGGGAGAATTACTGTTTCATGTCTTTGGAGCATTGGCACAGTTTGAACGTTCACTGATTCAGGAACGAGTCAATGCCGGACTTGCAGCGGCAAAAAAGCGGGGACGAATCGGCGGACGACCGCGAGCAATTCCCAAGGAAAAGATGGATGCAATTCTGGAGGCGCTGAATAACGGGATGTCGAAAGCGGCAGTGTGTCGGACATTCGAGGTAAAAAGATCGACCTTAATAGACACCTTACAAAGATATCAACAATAACACCAGTATTTAAATTATGGCAAAAAAACACTTGGCATAAGTCGAAATTTGCTAAAGTTTAGAATGTTTGGCGTAGCAACGAAGGTCTTTGGCAATGGCACAACTATTTTATCGGTTTAGAAATATCAACAGTCTTTTGGGTTTTGAAGAGCTCCAAAAGCAGACTATCTATTTCGCGCCGCCAGAAGATTTAAATGATCCGATGGAGGGGTTTAGAAACCTGATTTGGTCTGGTGATACCATTGCATGGAAAAATCTTTTTAAACACTATCTTATGTGCCTGGAAAGGGTCAGCAGTCTGTTAATACTCTGTGGCGAAGAACATCACACGTTAAAAGAAGGTGATCTACCGATTTATAATTCTTATGATCATTTCCCGACACCTCAATATAAAAAGCTTTTTGAAACAATTGCGACTGATTTTTTTGATCTTTCCATAAATGTGATCGAAAAAATTGCCACCAGAACGACACCCGTCAAACGGTATGAATTACAAATATATTTGACTTTGATACACCTGACAGCTATCGAAGTGATACAAAAAAACTACGAGCTATGCGGGTTTATTCCTAAAAGGGAATTCAGTCACACCCATATTTCAGATACACTGGCTCAAATCATCATTATGATCGATACAGTCGAGAAAATGCTTCAAGAAGCTCAAGGATACCAGCAAGTTGAAGACATTTTCGATATGTTTAAAAATTTTCAGGACAACATTACTCTTCGCAATAAATGCGAAGGAACTTTTTGCCAAGACTTCCCCAATAGAAATTTTGTGCTCGTAGATTTTCCAGAAAAGTACCTGAACGAGATCGAAAAACTGCTTTATCCACAATGGTACACAGCTTGTTTTATGACAGAGTCCCATAGTTCTTCTGTTTGGGGGCATTATGGTGATGGCCATAAGGGGGTTTGTTTGATCTTCCAAAGCGAGCACAGTGAAAACGGGGATTTCATACGGCTAAAAGGCAAAGTGGGATGGGGCAGCGAAGGTGCAATAATGGGAGATCGGAACCATCCATTCTATCAAGTAAATTACGAAGACGGTTTTGAAGAAATCGATTTTTTCAAATATATTGGCAGTTTGCCAGCGCATCAATTATTGTCAATGTGGTACACCGACGAAGATAAAACACTCAGCAAAGCTGCGGATAGCTACATCTCTAATGAGGAAAAATGGCGACAGCAGTACTGGAATATCTATCAAAGGGATATTCTGATCAAAACAAAAGATTGGGCCTATGAAAAAGAATATCGCTTGATTCTGAATGGTTTACTGGAGCATGACATCAGCAAAGAGCATCGATTGTTGACATACGATTTTAAAAGCTTGAAAGGAATTATATTTGGCATAAAAACCTCTACAGAAGACAAATTAAAAATCATCGATATCATCAGGAACAAGTGCAAGCAACATAATCGTAACGATTTTGAGTTTTATCAAGCCTATTACTCATCAAAAGATAAAAATATCCAGCATAGAAAAATGGCTTTTTTATAAAATCATGAAGAAATATTTTTTTGATATCCCCGTCTATAGGCTCTCAGAAGAAAAATATGACGCGCAAACCGATGCTGAAATCCAAGAAAATTATCAACAAATGTATCTTAAAAACGGCAGGGCAAAGCCTTCGATAAGCTATGATGATTATTTTGAAAAAATGTCTATATTTTATGATCCATGGAGATTCAATGAAACGATTGGATACATAAGGCTTTATTTTCTTGGCCATGAGATCAGAGGAGACTACTGTCAACATAAGGTATCACGCATCTATAAGACGAGAAGAAAACATATTCGATATAAAACATACAAACTTGCCGATGAAATCAGTATTCTCAACCAAAATGACACTCAAATCTATGAATCGATCCTGCTATATCTTCAAAAGTGTGCATCAGAACTTCCCAAGCGATACATAGATATGGAAAATTTTAAACAAATCGGGCGTTACGTACATTGGAACGCATTAATCCGGAACGAGACTTTGAATGATGAAACCCATCGCCAATAATGGGAACAGCCTCATCAGCAACGTTGTGACGGACTTGACGCACTGTACCTATTTCTACCGCTATCATGGGAAGAAGAGCCTGCTCAAAGCCACCAGAAACGGTAAACCCGTCCTGGCTTTTTCACTGGACGAAACAGCGAAAAAAGTGGATTTTTATGTTTCCGTTCCGAAAAATATCACCTGCGAACACTATAACGAGGGGAGTAAAACCCACAGTGTAGTAAGCGACGGCTCTACCCATCTGACCTATCACGGGACCTCTATAAATAAAAAAAATAGCAAACAGAAAGGTGAAATTCACATCAAGCACAACAGCCAACGGGTGCACAAGGACAAAGCGAATCTTATTGAAGCTCCACAGTGCGTTTCCAATGATATTTCCCGGTATCCTCTGCCCATCTGCCGGATCGAACTGGACGAAAACGTTTGTGAGCTTGAAAAACAGGGAAGTGAAAATTTCGTTGAGCTGGAAGTCAACGGAGTTTTTTTCAATACTATCGAGATATATCTTGCACGGAGAGGATTCATGAAACGCCTTTTGAGCGAGCCATGGCGGTTTCCTCCGAATCTTCCGGCATATTTTGCCTATACGTCTCTGGAAGGTATTTATAAAAACAACACTGTCATCCGGAGAAGGGGCAGATATCCGCAGATTCTGGTCATGGAATCCAGAAACTTCGAGACGATAGTCATCGCCATTCAGGAGGCTCAGAATCAACGATACCCGGATTCCAGACTCAAATACGCCAGAAGCATCAACTATCTGGAAGAACATTTCCAAAGGGAGAGCATCAACACGAACACGGGTTTTTTCATCTCAAAATACAGACGTTCCGACATCCAAGAGCTATCAGTTATCGGTAGATGATATAATGGGACAGCAGAGGAAATCGATGTGGGCAGAGGAGAAGCACATATGACGGAAAAATTTACGATTGCCGATATGTACAAATCCCAAAGCATGCACTGGTCACTGGAATATCAGGATTTTTACCACAAAACTTTTATCGAAACGATCAAGCCGTATCCCCATAATACGCAGCGGATCGAAATGCTGAAAAATCGTGCGAGAAACCTTTTGAAAAAATCGCCGCATTACCCGTTTTTGAAAAACCATCTTTTTGATTTCACAGCAATCAACGCCTATGGCGATGAACATTTCGGATGGGTAAATAGCAATAGAATAACCTGGCGAAGGGACGATCCTTCCATACAACTGGTTTATTTTTACTGGTTCGTTGCTATCTGCATTGAAAATGGATATGGGGATGACAGATTTGAATTTGAAAATGATCTCCTCAGCATCATAGACCTTATCGATGATTTGAGGGAAGGAATCTTTCCGGTTGATAGCATCAAGTATCTCAGAAGGGAACTGATCCCATGGCTGGCTGCATACCGGATCATCTGTGACGCAAAATATAAACTGGCCGCTTCTATTGATGCCGAATTCTGGTATTGTGAACCGGAAAGACGCGATCCCAGAAACGATTGGTTCTCCTACTACCTCCCCGTCAATCTCGATCTTGCCGGAGGAAGCGGTTGGCCTTCATGGAAGTTATTGATGAGTGCACGCGAAAAAATCCTCATCTCTTCCCGAATTACAGAAAGGGAGGTCAACACATGCCGCTGATACTCTTGTATGTTTTCAGTGCCGTACTTTTACTGGTAAGCGATGTTGACGGTGTGCGTACGGAACTGTTCAACGGGGAAATGTCGGTTTGGTCGTTTTTTCTGCTGCTGGTGCCAGTCGTTTCCTTTGCGGTATTTCTGGCACTCATATCCATTGTTGTTCTGCTGAATATGTTGTGGATGATGGTGGAAACACCCCTGCGGTGGGTATCGGTAGAATTGTATGTGCTGGTGATGCGAATCTGGTATTACGGGCGATTGATTTTCATGTCACGCCAACGCAGAAGCATCGAATATGAGAAAACCCGTCCCGCACTGATCGAACTGAAACGGCTGCGCAACCGCATGGAGGCGTCGATGCGCGAACCGACTCCCGATCCCGTTGAAACGGATGAACAGAAAAAATCCAGAAGTGACTTGTGGGGGGTGGCTATTGTTCTGGCTGCATGGGCTTTGTTAAGCGGAGGATGAATCAGCGACGACGACAATGTAGGTTTTGATATGAATGCCATTTGATCGCATTTGGCGTTTAAGTCCCCCTCCAACAGATACCTGCTAAAATCCAACATTCATCAATACCTCTGATATTTATAGAAATTTGACAGAAAAGCGAACTACAAAGACACTATGACACCGGAAGAAAAAGAACATCAGCGCAATCGATACTATTCGATGGCACGGATACAGCTGCAAGAGACGGATAAAAAAGAGTTCAAACAGATGGTAAAAGACAAAACGCTGGGAGAGTATCTCAGCCGAAAAGCCGATGCGATGATGAATGAACTCGAAACCCTTATGGCACAAGGGTATAACCAGCGTGAAGCCAGTGAGATTGTGGTACATCATCACATCATTGAAATGTAATATTTTAAATTATTCAAAGGGCAATAATGATCGAACTCAAACGAGACGGAAAAGGAAAAATTTACAGTCATATCCGAAAAAAATGGCTACACGAAACACCTGAAGAACGTGTACGTCAGGAATATTTGATCATTCTGGTTAATGAGTACGGCTACATCCTTGACCAAATTGGTGAAGAGGTAGCCGTAACAGAGAGGGGAAGCGGAAATGCCCGAGCTGACTTTCTCATCTGGCGAACGCAACAGGAAAAGAGTGAAGGAAAAAAACCTCTTATCGTTGTCGAATGTAAAGCCGACAATGTCACCATCGACCAACGCACTTATGCTCAGGGATCGAATTACGCGCAGTATGTCGGTGCTCGTTTTTTCGTTACCCATAATCATCGCGAAACCAAAGTTTTCAAAGTCGATCATGAAAAGATGGCTCCGAACTTTGATGAAATCGAAAATATTCCCCATGCCGATGCGACCGATAAACAGATTGAAGTGCTCATTAAACGTCTCAAAGTTTTCAAGGAAGATGAATTTGCCGATTTGCTTCACAAATGTCACAACATCATTCGCAACCGTGAACATCTCGACCCTGCCGCCGCTTTCGATGAAATCGCGAAAATTCTCTTCATTAAGACAGGGGTTGAACGGCGTCTGAGAGCGGGACGAGTAGCAAAGAATATATTTACTGCGGAGTTTTTGGACGAGCAGAAAGTTGTAATGGACGATCCCATAAATT belongs to Sulfuricurvum sp. IAE1 and includes:
- a CDS encoding recombinase family protein, producing MLIGYMRVSTDGDRQSTDLQRDALISAGVDERHIFEDKASGSKDDRSGLAQTLEYVKAGDTLVVWKLDRLGRSLPHLIEIVNQLKSRGIGFKSLTEGMDTSSPSGELLFHVFGALAQFERSLIQERVNAGLAAAKKRGRIGGRPRAIPKEKMDAILEALNNGMSKAAVCRTFEVKRSTLIDTLQRYQQ
- a CDS encoding DUF2971 domain-containing protein, with the protein product MAQLFYRFRNINSLLGFEELQKQTIYFAPPEDLNDPMEGFRNLIWSGDTIAWKNLFKHYLMCLERVSSLLILCGEEHHTLKEGDLPIYNSYDHFPTPQYKKLFETIATDFFDLSINVIEKIATRTTPVKRYELQIYLTLIHLTAIEVIQKNYELCGFIPKREFSHTHISDTLAQIIIMIDTVEKMLQEAQGYQQVEDIFDMFKNFQDNITLRNKCEGTFCQDFPNRNFVLVDFPEKYLNEIEKLLYPQWYTACFMTESHSSSVWGHYGDGHKGVCLIFQSEHSENGDFIRLKGKVGWGSEGAIMGDRNHPFYQVNYEDGFEEIDFFKYIGSLPAHQLLSMWYTDEDKTLSKAADSYISNEEKWRQQYWNIYQRDILIKTKDWAYEKEYRLILNGLLEHDISKEHRLLTYDFKSLKGIIFGIKTSTEDKLKIIDIIRNKCKQHNRNDFEFYQAYYSSKDKNIQHRKMAFL